In Phaseolus vulgaris cultivar G19833 chromosome 7, P. vulgaris v2.0, whole genome shotgun sequence, the genomic stretch ttggtttctaaattagtttatattattgtaaatagtttttaaattggtatttaattagctaccaaagttttaactaccaattatttatattctaaagtcTTTGGCGGAGCGGTTGGTTCATTCATTGCAAGGGGTGAAGTTGGTCCTGGGAGAGGCGGATAATTGGGCTTGGAAGGCTGGGGGATGTCAATCTTTCACAGTTAACTCTACCTATGTTAAGTTAAGGAGGGACTGAGTAGGAGAGTTTTCTTCCGTCTATAGCATGTTGTGAAGGTGTAAAGCCTTGCCATCTGCTTTGttcactgcttggagggtgaTGGAGAATAAGATAGCTACCAGGGGTAGCTTGATAAGGCGCGAGATAGTGGTTGAAAATACTTTATGTTGTTTGTGTGGGAAGGAGGAAGAGTCTTCTAGTCATTTATTTCTCGTTTGTGACTTTGCTTGGCGAGTCTAGAGTCTTTGCTTTACATGGCTTTGTGTGTCGTTTGTATTTCACAAGGATCCTAAGACAAACTTTTTTCAATTCAGGAGATGTCAGGCTTCTACTTCGGAGGACGTTGTTTGGGATACAATTTAGGTCGGTGTAGTGCGCGAAATTTGGAAACATAGGAACTCTGTCATGTGACAAATGTGGTAGAAGTGTTTGCTTTGGCGCAagtaaaggtttggtcttggatttacGCAAAGTCTAGTTGTGATCCCTTTCCGTACTCAAATTGGGTTCTGAATCCTTTAGATGTATGAGGATGATCcgttaatgttttttttttggattctGGTAGGCGGCTTTAGCTAGGAGAATGATAATGTTAATTATGTAccagggttggaccacccctgaagtggttcccaattattgatttttttattgctgataaaaaaaagagaccaatttagaaaccatttaacaataatagaaactaatttagaaaccaaaaatatttttagtctctaatttagtcactataacaactaattattttttgtttctaaaattggtttttatttcatgattttcttgaagTGTTGGTGGTGAACGTTGATTATTGAGgtaagttttgtggtgtttttacGACTGGTGATTGTGTTTtcgtttgtttttttttttcatttttttggaagctacaaaatctagaaaaaaaaaccaACAATGTGCAAAAATGGAGTACAAAactcaaaaatattttcatattagaTAACGTCAAATCCAATGAATCTTCTCGTCCACCCTTGTAACATCCCTATTTTTACCCATATTTGCTAATATATTATGcatatctaattaacatataaacatatattaCTTTCTCATATTTGTATCTCAAAAAGATATCCATTTTCATAgagatttaatatatacacaaaagtCTACAGataaaacattcaaaataaaacatttgTTTCTGTGTCTGCTCACTGAGGAGCTCTATCACCCACAACTTCATCTGCTCTCATGTAATttaacacgatcatcacaaatttaaagatatcaaacacaaaacaaagcaCGAGGTAAGTTAgctatttttgaaaattctaatataaatttcattttaaaaaacacaCATAATTCATCAAATTCTCATAATTTGCACAAAGTCATCAAATGTCTATCACATTTATCATCCACATTATTCCTTTCAGATTTCTACTGACTCACATACTCAGatacttgactctacttccggaagattTGTGTATTGAAATTAACATCTAGAGACATGCACATGTCATATTACTTACTATGAATCCACACAGTCATGCGCATAATAAACCAATTATTGTAATTTCTTACaacaataacataaaaaaaaggttacccaaatttacatatttattaCCACGCACTTTTTTCATTGGTCATAAATGGTTTATTTAGAGTGAAATATAACATGTTATTTTGAGAAAAATTCAGAAATGTGATTAATATTCACTTGAAAGTTtatcaaatcatcaaaagaattATTTTGTATAGAGTGGTGGGGAGAATGTGAAAATATAGAAGTGGAGAACGTGAAAATAGATGTAAAGAATTGAACGATATGAAAAATATGATTTGAAGAACGATGAAGGaaggatagaaaaaaaaaagagttaaatGAACCTAAGAAAAATGAAGTGGAGGAATAAATTATATAGTCTTCATGTGATCAAGTGGCAATATGCACTCAACTCGAGTGTGTTGCATGCTctcattttatatataaaacataCAAATCTAATAGGTAACCGCCAAAATCAAATAAGATTTTTCCTTCAATTCTTTTCATATATATCATCACAATGCCTCCTGTGTACGCAACATGCATAAAACTACAACTCATATCATTCTTCTTAATTCAATTACCATTTTCGTGTGTTCCAAACACATGCACCAATCTACATCTCTGCATACCCACACATGTCTTTGCTttcaagaatttttttaaatattttttccacATTTTTACACTATAGAGTACActtattatatatgtttaagATGTTGGTAATGGTATTCGCATGCTTacgtaatattttttattaattatattttggtttatacgtatataatagtaaaaatgtataatttgTGTATTTAAGAGGCTAAATTAACACGTTGATATATTGAAAGTTGAATAAGTAAATTGAGgcaattataattattgtacATGAGGTACCTTGATGGTGATATGCTTTCCACACCTAAGTTGAATTATATACAGCTTTTGATCACAAACTTCACAGCATCATGGGCACCATACTAAAATAAGATAACCTAGTTTGGCAAAATTGGGAAATCACACGTTTTTAGCATATTTTATTCAACGTAGTGTTCTTCTTTAATCTCATTCTGCATGTTTTCGTGCTTCTTATTTGAATGCCATATCAATCATGTTGTTATTAATGTGCATGAATCATAGAAGGCTATTGCTCCATTAATATTAAATTCTTTGTATAACGGTGGCATTATCTGatcaaaataaactaattaaaaagcgagtttatttttaatttaataacttAACAAATTCaacttataataatattactagTTGAAAATCacaactaaaaatataattattaaagttaaaatctcCTTTCCAAAATGACCATATagtatgtaatttttaaaacaatttcaattattattGAAGGGTTTATTCTTAAATCAAGATATGGAAGCTCACTATTTACAACAAATTAGAGTAAGAGTTGGATTCCATTATGTTTGGTAATATGAAAATGAATATACACGAGTGACCTCTACCACTACagcaaaatttaattttaatggaGATTTATTACTGGAGGTTATGATTAATGAAGGTTTatctgttaatttttttattttttttagtgtactaggaaataaaaacatataagattTAAGGATAGAGGAAGATATGCATTTTTTGGGTGAACGAAAAGGAGGTTATGGAAATGTGTGTGGATAATGATGCTGCAGTGGTGGAATCCAAAAATGGTTTGATAATAGATTTGcactaaaaaaacaatttttcttatGGAAGAAATCTACAGCTAATTTTTTCAAGTCCGTCGCAATTGTAAACAAAAATATTGAcggattaaaaaaaataaatttatatactaAATGGGGTGTAGgtacatttatatatatgataaagTTATCTATAGACTAATAATAGATAATAACCAAACGTATTATCTATAACCAAATcaaatatgtatatatgtttATCTAGATAAACATAATTCGTATATAAGAAAAATCTATGAATTTGATAAATGTGGTTGTCACtaaatttatatatgaaaaagttCATATAATTATCTGTCACtaaatttatatatgaaaaaattcgCACGTAATTAATGTGAaggaaattgttttttaattaaaacaaaattataaattcgGATACAAATTTGTACGTAAGTAATATGTTgcaaaaaaattcataaataaatataatgaattttttttaaaaaaaaatatttggtatctaaatttatttgtattcctataactttttataattgaaataaagttcaaattcaaaatttattaagaCATTAccaattttatcaataaaaattttcAACCAATTATTAAATCAAATAGAGtttgtgtaaaaaaataattcaattaagtTTTAATAATACATTATTTCAATTAAGTTCTAACGacacataatttaaaattaaattataacctgtaattaaaataaaaaactaacaacatataatttaaaataaagtattaaCAACACATAATCTAAATTAAACtccaaaaatataattcaaatcaAGTTCTAACAACATAATCTAAATCAAGTACTAacatatataatacaaaattaaattataataacagTAAAAACGTATAATCTAAAATCAAATACTAACAACgcataactaaaataaaactccAAAATAAACTTCCTGTGTACATTATTTCAGCTTGGATAAAACAAAGTCAACAACTCTCCAACATTATTATCATATGATAAATATGTCCGATAACACAAACACACACCaagtatattttaaagaatcgaatgtaattgaaaatgtttagtttatttgaaactatttaaaactaaaaaaaatataatttaagcTATAAGAGAATTATATTAGCTAGGAATAAGTTGTGTGATATCTATAACCAATACAATGAAACAACTAATCACATCTCTTTTACAATCAAAGCCTAAAAAGTATGGAACTTAGTAAGAAATGGACATGAATAAGTTTTATATGTTTGGACTTATATAATTCGATTGGCCTAAACTCAAACATTTATTTTTCAAGATCAAAATTTATATGTTTCAGAATATAAATTACGACAACATTATCAAATAAAACACGACCATGAAATTTTGTCTATAATACCATCATTTcattattgataatattttttattcaatacaTATTTTAACGAATTAGAAAATATCAACAATTGAGtacattttatttaagtatctattacaaaataaactaatttaaactAACATAATTACTCACaatttgataatatattaaaaatattcatatttgaaatttaataaGCGCATGCTTAATTTTACCTTAGTCAGAATATCATGTGAATTTTATTAaagtttaatataatttttttttatcagcctaaaccctaaacctaaagTTTAATATACATGATTTAAACCCTAAAGTTTAATATACATGATTTAAAGGATGCGATTCTGATCGTTAAGCTCAACTTTTATAAGCagttaaatttgaaaaaacattaattttaaaactcaATGATTGAAAATCATAAAAGACATTTTGAAATAAAGTAATCAAAAAGTAAATTAGTTAGTCTCTGGCATGAAATAGATCCGTCCCTGGGTACGGCCTCTTGTTTAATAATTTAACAGCTGACCATTTATTAACATTATCCCCTCTTTTGCTTCACATTCTGTCACagtggatggaatttctttGTTTCCAGTAAGCATATGCTATACCCCAACCATGCAAAAAAGAATAAACTGTCAATCCTAAATATTTTAGTACTTTCAATTTCctctttagaaaaataaaactaataattttgtaCTACCAATTGTTACATCTTCGATTGTACTCGTGTTTTACAAcgttttattgttaatttttttttaatttaagatgAGTAACGTGTCTGATTCGGGGAAGAGTTGTTTGGATAGCAGTAATTAACGAGGTTTGTAAGCATAGAAATATGATTACTTTTAACGGGGGAGCTGAAAGCTTTTGCTTTGGTTCAATTAAAGACTTAGTCATGAGTATATCCAAGTCAcagtttgaaattttttttcttttctgattGGTGCATAGATCCGTTGGTTTGTATGAAGATGATCTTATGACGTATTCATTCAAGCTGTTTGACTGTTTTCCCTATATTTCTTCCTTTGGATTAGTTAGGAGAGTTCTGTTTTGACAGACTTTAGAGTAAGCCTTCTGATGAAGATTATGAGTGAGTTTTTGTTTAAGGCTTGAATCACCCCTAaaatgattcatatttatttattttttattatcgataaaaaaaattatgaaaaaggTTAATATTTGAACACTATTCTagtttaacaaaatataattactaAATAAATGGTTGAGTTGAGTTTGATTTGATTATAATAgaaataactttaaataaagAATAAACATGAACTAAACCATTTATGCAtgtaaaaattaatgtatttattattattatttagtttaaattattttataagtctTCGAGTTATTTGATAATTTCTAATTAATTCTTTGAACGAGTTTTGTAAAATTTATGGAGAGTGAAAGATAGAGAAGGCTTATAGAAGAATACTTAGAGTTAAAtaatcttattaaaaaattagtaaaacATGGAAAACTCAAGGAAAAAATACTTTGAATGAACATGTAGGTGAAGATAAAAATAAGGTTGAATAATCTCATTAAGAATATTGAATtcaaaaagtttgaaaaggTGAAATATAAACAGTTTTTGCTAGGAAGATGAGACCTAAAGAACTATTGAATTTCCTTCCTTCGAGCAGGTTGTTGGGGTTTTACTGTGATCCTTTCGATCTTCACGCTACTCCTTCACCTCTCAGTCTCGGATGAATGCCAAATGGGAGAAGTACCTgtagaaggcactccgacgctcggACGTGTGTACAataataatgacgtaccttattCCTTGGAATgtatgtatttatattattttaatgaacttACCTTGTTGGGTCCGATTAGTGGAATAGATCACACTTATGGTTGCATTATCTAATTCTTAATGGTAGtttagcttcactgaccttggtgTTGAACGTGTCGGTTGGCCTGACTGTCCGTGGGTGTCTTGGTCAACTCGATCAGGAAGACCGAACCACGTCAACCTATTAGTCGGTCATATCAGTACAAAAAGCTAAAACTAAAAACATTTAGAAAAATCACATCCATGAATTATTCTCTATTTCCAAATACAGAAGTATAATagatttaacatatttttttcgtTTCACAAGTATTCAATTTTCTCCTTTCCAAACTTTTGACGAAACATACCAaacataagtttctaatttgattaCAATTCTCCCAATATCTATCTAAATGTTGCATAATGGTTCCAAAACGTTGCATCATAATTTGAGCAATCTTGATGGTTTATTTGAAAGAAGAGtaaggaaaaataataattttctttattttattgagAAACAATATGAAAAATCAgcaaatttgaatttgatctAGTTCTCTGGTACAGAATGATTAAATATTGgaattttcctttttatcttttctgtaAAATGAAACAGGGAATAAAGAATGAAAAGatggagataaaaaaaaatgtgaaattgATGATAAGGTTGGAAAGGAAGAAACCCAAGTTGTGTCGACACAATCAGCTGTGGCGTCTTACCTTATATAGATACATATGGCTGCGAATTGCAGAGCAGACCTGCAAAACAATAATGACAAAAACATCTTACGCATTACTCGAATTAAGGTGGCTATTGCAGTTGGCAGAGGACCAAAATCGTGTCCTCTTTTCGAAGGAAGGAGTGACACATGATTCTATGTGACTTCCAAAAAcagcaaaagaaagaaaagaagaaaccaACGTGCGTGTCTCGTGAATTTCAACAGCGCACGTGAAAGGCACGTGCACTGCTCATGGTTGGGATATAATGAGCAATGTTTGGTGAGGTTCAGCAGGTCCATTAAATAgcataataatagtattattgAAAAAATGGAAGATGCAAATGCAAAtgcaaattcaaattcaaattcaaatgcaaTGCACCAGAAAAAAGATAGAAGGTCCACATGGATGGAGCCAAATCCCAAACCAGGTGTGGAAGGGTCCAAGTGGACGTTGCTCATTCCccatgataataaaaaatacttcaaCCATCAACCATATTCACCTTCCTCCATACTCTCTAACTCTAATGGACCCCACCATTgcattctttttttcttcttctttttatttcaaaCACACAACCACACATCCAATCCCTTCCTTAATCCACTTTTTGTTCCTCTTTCTTTGTTCTAATTCTTTTTATGGGCTGCTTAGGTGGTCCCTACACTCAATCTAATTACTTCATCATATGTTACTAATTCTAATACTAATCTAGTTAGTTGGATGAAAAATAAAACGCATCCTTGGACCTCCGTACCATAAGCTCAAAACAAACAGCACGAGGAGATCCCAGTCACATTTAAAATAAAGGGACCACATGCAATAAAACCAACTAAAGGGTTACCAATTTCTTAGATTCTACCTCATCACAATTCACAAAGTGCctttcaattatatatttaacaaaacTGCCATTAATTAAACCACTTTAACCCTTTCTTATAATTTCAAATCATTCTTCCAAACAACAAATCCAAAACTCAAACAAACATAGAAAATGACACCACTCCTCTTCTGGCATCATTGCAATGGCGAGCAATCAGAAAGACTGCACTTTTTGTCAATTCGGAAATTCTTAAAAGGCGATCATCAAGTCAATGACTTTGTTAATCTTTTGCTAAGCAGGGATTTGATTTGAgttttatttttcaagattATCTACTTCAAAGACTGTCATTGCCCAAACAGGTTATAATGATATGGATATGATTCTGTTGGTTGCATTATGGATGCACTCATACACATCCTCACTTACCCAATTTCGCTAAGATAATATATACAAAACACAAAACATGGAAGATGATACTTTCCTTCTAAGTACACAGAATGCAGACACGCAGAACGACAGACACATCCTCCTCCTATCTTCGTGTGGTGTCACAATATGGCAAACCTACCCATCattgaataatatttttggtGTTGGTTgttatttatgaaattatagCAAActctatttaataaaaaataagatatgTATTTTTAATGGATTTTAATCAATAACAAAGTAGTATGTTTTTTGcgattttattaaaacaaaaattataggaaatttaacattttatttatttgttaatctttgattaaaattaaagttttatctacgtgataaattttttattaattatcatcatagtttataagatgaaattttaatttactttaaatAACACCACAGTACTCCAGAGATTGCATTTAAGTATTTCTGAGGGGGAAAACCCCAAACAAGAGGAGCGTGTGATCCACTCGCTTAAGAGGAGGGTGACCGTGTGGTTCTGGAAGGGTTCCAGAAACTTAAACCACGACAACTTTGTGACTAAACCATGGTTAGAGCTTAGACACCCCTGAATTTCGCACTCTCTCTTTATGTTCCTGTCTGTCTCATTTGTGTCACTGCTAGACACAGCTTTCGTCTGCATTGCCTCTGCAAATCTTTCGCCGCTTTCTGCGTTCCTTTGGGTCTTCTGAAATTTTGGGTCTTCTCTTTCTCCTAGCTTAGACACAGTCTCTTAGGCCTGAAAGATTACTTTTTGATACTACCCAGTGGTTGTGCGGATTGGGAATTATTACTCCCACTCTAACAGTAGTGTTGTTGCATTTGGATTAGGAATACCTCGTTGGTCTCTATTCTCGAGGACCTAATGGTTTCCAAAAATTTCGTATCTTTTTGGGTGCCCATTTAAGAAGATTTCACTGGGTTTCATCGCGAAATTATTGGAGTTACATGGGTTTCCATGATCTCAGCCTACAATCGGCGACTCTATTGTCGATGGAACGCAACTGGCTGGTTGTATTTGCCAACCTGAATGCAGCTGATTAgggaaaaaataaaaagaaagaaaagaagacaAATAAGTTCGAATCTTTTAAAGTTCCTTACTATACTTTGCAAGGTTTGTGCATGATATATACTTATATACATACATTGAAGTTGTTaaagtattttcttttttgacTGATgctgttttattaatttaattatgtattgaagttttgtttctccctGATAAGGACTTgagatattaaaataaaagggTTTTAGTTTCGTAAATTATTGCCGCTGTGATGTAATGTTAAGTGTAAGCTtgtttcttttccttttataaTCATACCATATTAAGAGTAGGGTGGGTTACGTCAGGTTTCTTCTATGTCTTCCAACCTCATTTGGATTCCTATGGTTTCCCACTTTACTAGAGTATGTTGGAAGCAGCATTAGGGGGACTGAGTgccttaatttaatttaaagcCTTTCTGGTTTGGGTACTTCGGTTTTGCGGATCGTttgattcatcatcatcatcatgccTCTGTATGAGTTATACCGTCTGGCTAGAGAGAAGCTTGGTACAGAGAATAACGGCACACGTGCATCTGATCAATGTTCCTCGTAAGTTCATTAGCATAGGCTGTTGCAAGCTTTTCACTTATGTGTTTGAATTGgaattttattcttttgtttatttatttcttaaccCTGCTTTTTTTGGTTTTAAATTGGATGTGTAGACCTGAGAATGATTTTTTTGAGCTAGTTTGGGAGAATGGTCAGATTTCGAGCCAGGGTCAGTCTAGTAGGGTTAGAAGGAGCCCATCTTGCAGAAGTTTGCCATCTCACTGCTTACCATCTCACAGTCCAAAGGGTAGAGACAAAGATGTAGGATGTGGTGCCAGCAAGATGGGAAAATTTAGAGATTTAGACTCTGGATTGAGTGAAATTTCAATGTCGGTGCCGTCCCGTGAAATTGATTTCTGTCAAGACGAAGATGTGTTACCTTGGTTTGATTACGCAGCAATGGATGGTTCTTTGCAACATGACTATGGTTCTGATTTCCTCGCTACCTCAACTAGTTTTACTCTATTGGATAAAAAAAGTCATACCAATGTGGCTTTGAGGGATTCTCATAAAACTTCTGAAGAACATGAGAATGCTTTCAAGGGTTCTTCAGCTGAACAGGTTGAGAGTACCGGACCCAAATCTAGCACCAGTCAGTTATACCCTCCATCATTGCATCATTGTCAAACATCTTTTGTATCTTCAAGATCCAGAGCGTCAGATATAACTGAAAATAACAATACTAGTAATGCAAACCAGGATGCCACTTATGGCGAAATTACCAATTTTCTATCTTCCTCAAGTGATTTTTCTAGCCCAAAGGGGAAGAAGCAAGAGCCACCTCTGCCTGGCAATGGTTCCAGTTCCACCATAATGAATTTCTCCCATTTCGCTAGGCCTGCCGCAATGGTAAGAGCTAATCTTCAGAACATTGGCTTGAAATCTGGTTTGTCTTCAGCAAGACCAGACAGTATGGAAATTAAGAATAACGGTGCAGCTGCAACTAGCAGCAATCCTCCTGAATCAATTGTTATTGATTCAAGTGGTGAATGTTCGAAGGAACTGACCATGCACTGTCAGCAGGTTGTGGATCAATCTAGGTCCAGGACCGATTTGAACACTTCACTGTCGAAAGCTGTTGAACAGAATGCAGTACTTTCTAAGCAGTCAGAGCCTGCTTGTAATGAGAGTTCCACTAAGATTGACCAAATTGCCGATCAAGTTCTTGGTGACAGTGGTGCTAAAGGGCAGACAACTACTGAAAAAAGTATGGAGGCAGCAGTAGCCTCTTCCTCTGTTTGCTCTGGCAACGGTGCAGACAGAGGTTCAGATGAGCCAAATCAAAATTTGAAgcgaaaaaaaaaagacaccGATGAATCTGAGTGCCATAGTGAAGTAAGTTAAAGTCTTATATTTACAgtgttttatttgtttaattgtTTCCTTACTTATTTTATAATTCCCCTCCAATAATCAAGA encodes the following:
- the LOC137830124 gene encoding transcription factor PIF3-like isoform X1, with the protein product MPLYELYRLAREKLGTENNGTRASDQCSSPENDFFELVWENGQISSQGQSSRVRRSPSCRSLPSHCLPSHSPKGRDKDVGCGASKMGKFRDLDSGLSEISMSVPSREIDFCQDEDVLPWFDYAAMDGSLQHDYGSDFLATSTSFTLLDKKSHTNVALRDSHKTSEEHENAFKGSSAEQVESTGPKSSTSQLYPPSLHHCQTSFVSSRSRASDITENNNTSNANQDATYGEITNFLSSSSDFSSPKGKKQEPPLPGNGSSSTIMNFSHFARPAAMVRANLQNIGLKSGLSSARPDSMEIKNNGAAATSSNPPESIVIDSSGECSKELTMHCQQVVDQSRSRTDLNTSLSKAVEQNAVLSKQSEPACNESSTKIDQIADQVLGDSGAKGQTTTEKSMEAAVASSSVCSGNGADRGSDEPNQNLKRKKKDTDESECHSETIYMKDAEEESAGVKKAAGGRGGAGSKRTRAAEVHNLSERRRRDRINEKMRALQELIPNCNKVDKASMLDEAIEYLKTLQLQVQIMSMGAGLYMPPMMLPAGMQHMHAPHMAPFTPVGVGMHMGYGMGYGVGMPDMNGGSLRFPMIQVPQMPQMQGSHIPLAHMSGPTALHEMARSNLPGLGLPGQGHPMPMPRAPTLPFSGGPIMNSPALGLHACGSSGLVETVDSASASGLKDQMPNVGPLLKQSTGGRDSTSQMPTHSEAAVVQFDQSALVQSSGHTSEANANGAVNPCPRR
- the LOC137830124 gene encoding transcription factor PIF3-like isoform X2 → MPLYELYRLAREKLGTENNGTRASDQCSSPENDFFELVWENGQISSQGQSSRVRRSPSCRSLPSHCLPSHSPKGRDKDVGCGASKMGKFRDLDSGLSEISMSVPSREIDFCQDEDVLPWFDYAAMDGSLQHDYGSDFLATSTSFTLLDKKSHTNVALRDSHKTSEEHENAFKGSSAEQVESTGPKSSTSQLYPPSLHHCQTSFVSSRSRASDITENNNTSNANQDATYGEITNFLSSSSDFSSPKGKKQEPPLPGNGSSSTIMNFSHFARPAAMVRANLQNIGLKSGLSSARPDSMEIKNNGAAATSSNPPESIVIDSSGECSKELTMHCQQVVDQSRSRTDLNTSLSKAVEQNAVLSKQSEPACNESSTKIDQIADQVLGDSGAKGQTTTEKSMEAAVASSSVCSGNGADRGSDEPNQNLKRKKKDTDESECHSEDAEEESAGVKKAAGGRGGAGSKRTRAAEVHNLSERRRRDRINEKMRALQELIPNCNKVDKASMLDEAIEYLKTLQLQVQIMSMGAGLYMPPMMLPAGMQHMHAPHMAPFTPVGVGMHMGYGMGYGVGMPDMNGGSLRFPMIQVPQMPQMQGSHIPLAHMSGPTALHEMARSNLPGLGLPGQGHPMPMPRAPTLPFSGGPIMNSPALGLHACGSSGLVETVDSASASGLKDQMPNVGPLLKQSTGGRDSTSQMPTHSEAAVVQFDQSALVQSSGHTSEANANGAVNPCPRR